A single Methanolobus sp. ZRKC5 DNA region contains:
- a CDS encoding DHH family phosphoesterase, producing the protein MSETMTMMAEHARECAEEIKKYEEIQLVSHIDADGITSAAIISKALERAGIGSEMMFVKQLDETIVEKLADMNPELTIFTDLGSGQLEHINNYGVHAIVSDHHRPQGETKFHLNPHLYGANGSYEISGSGTTFILASQLGDNRDLADLAIVGCVGDMQNRKHGKLVSLNRMILEANPEVIIPKKDISLFGKQTRPVYKMIQYSSDPFIPGLTGNEDACIDFLARVGLQFSNDEKWRRWIDLLEEEKMKVTSSLMQYSMQHGMSSYNIGRLVSEGYILLSEQEGTEMRDASEYSTLLNATGRYMKAEVGMQVCMGNRDEAYREAQDLLQTHRKNLVDGLNFVRDKGITELSHLQYFDAGSVIPETIVGIVAGMSHFSTGNRKLPIIAFADKDDGYKVSARGTQELINKGLNLADALSIVCKELGGAGGGHDIAAGATVPFGKKEEFIQKLNSTIAAQLVKT; encoded by the coding sequence ATGTCTGAAACTATGACCATGATGGCAGAGCATGCCCGGGAATGCGCTGAAGAGATCAAAAAATACGAGGAGATACAGCTGGTATCCCACATCGATGCAGATGGAATAACATCAGCAGCCATTATTTCAAAAGCCCTGGAAAGAGCAGGTATCGGCTCTGAGATGATGTTTGTCAAACAGCTTGATGAAACAATCGTAGAAAAACTTGCGGATATGAACCCAGAACTTACGATATTCACAGACCTTGGAAGCGGGCAACTGGAGCATATCAATAATTACGGAGTACATGCTATTGTTTCAGACCATCACCGACCACAGGGAGAGACTAAATTTCACCTGAACCCTCACCTTTACGGAGCAAACGGTTCTTACGAGATAAGTGGTTCAGGAACAACATTTATACTTGCATCCCAACTTGGTGATAACCGTGACCTTGCGGACCTTGCGATAGTGGGATGTGTTGGCGACATGCAAAATCGCAAGCATGGAAAACTTGTGAGCCTTAACAGGATGATACTTGAAGCAAATCCTGAAGTAATAATTCCTAAAAAGGATATCTCACTTTTTGGAAAACAGACACGACCAGTGTACAAAATGATACAGTATTCATCCGATCCATTTATTCCCGGGCTCACCGGTAATGAGGATGCATGCATTGACTTTCTTGCCAGGGTAGGCCTTCAGTTCTCAAATGATGAGAAATGGAGAAGATGGATAGACCTTTTGGAAGAAGAAAAAATGAAAGTTACATCATCCCTTATGCAATACTCCATGCAACACGGCATGTCATCCTACAATATCGGCAGGCTGGTATCAGAGGGCTACATACTCCTTTCCGAGCAGGAAGGTACTGAAATGAGAGACGCATCAGAATATTCTACACTCCTTAATGCCACAGGAAGATACATGAAAGCGGAAGTTGGAATGCAGGTATGTATGGGCAACCGGGACGAAGCCTACAGAGAAGCACAGGACCTATTGCAAACCCATCGCAAGAACCTTGTAGACGGACTGAACTTCGTTAGGGACAAAGGAATAACCGAACTCTCACACCTTCAGTATTTCGATGCAGGAAGCGTGATTCCTGAAACAATAGTAGGCATTGTTGCAGGAATGAGCCACTTCTCCACAGGCAACCGTAAACTACCCATTATAGCATTTGCAGACAAGGATGACGGCTATAAAGTATCCGCAAGAGGAACACAGGAACTTATCAATAAAGGTCTCAATCTCGCAGATGCTTTGAGTATTGTGTGTAAGGAACTTGGAGGAGCAGGCGGTGGCCATGATATTGCAGCAGGGGCTACGGTGCCATTTGGTAAAAAAGAAGAGTTCATTCAGAAACTCAATTCAACTATCGCTGCACAGTTAGTGAAAACGTAA
- a CDS encoding DUF128 domain-containing protein, whose product MQRNNQIQFTSSKIEDLMFRTTFDPKTMEGDVIVNLSIINKQDFDDVLKIFTMAINSGLSVSPLLKILHEGDSIGDHKIGEGEVGFATVCSITIDGLLLKAGVMIKPRFGGLVEIRDGDPMRFTNVLTYQSTTIDPLEVLMSQELTSVMGMLKTGSGKILANLREAPMVTRDAIDSTLSDMVDAGINGILEVGEPNTRILDVPVERDHLGIVVIGGTNPMAIVQEHGIPIRTNAMSTLIDINKLSHINDVV is encoded by the coding sequence TTGCAAAGGAATAACCAGATTCAATTCACGTCATCGAAAATAGAGGATTTGATGTTCAGGACGACGTTCGATCCTAAAACAATGGAAGGCGACGTGATTGTGAACCTTTCTATTATAAATAAACAGGATTTTGATGATGTTCTTAAGATATTCACTATGGCCATCAACAGCGGGCTCTCGGTAAGTCCACTGCTAAAGATTCTTCATGAGGGGGATTCAATTGGTGACCACAAGATCGGTGAAGGTGAGGTTGGCTTTGCAACTGTGTGCAGTATCACTATTGATGGGCTCCTTTTAAAGGCTGGTGTGATGATAAAACCACGTTTTGGCGGTCTGGTTGAAATTCGTGATGGTGATCCCATGCGTTTCACAAATGTCCTGACATATCAGAGTACTACAATAGATCCTCTTGAGGTTCTGATGTCACAGGAACTTACCTCTGTCATGGGTATGCTCAAAACAGGTTCAGGTAAGATTCTTGCTAATCTGCGCGAAGCTCCTATGGTAACCAGGGATGCTATAGACAGTACTCTTTCTGACATGGTTGATGCCGGAATAAATGGTATTCTTGAAGTGGGTGAACCAAATACAAGAATACTGGATGTGCCTGTAGAACGTGACCATCTCGGTATTGTTGTTATTGGTGGTACTAACCCCATGGCAATAGTTCAGGAACACGGTATTCCAATAAGGACCAATGCAATGTCAACACTTATTGATATCAATAAACTGTCCCATATCAACGATGTTGTTTGA
- a CDS encoding glucose-6-phosphate isomerase family protein, producing MGNELDFYGNVHHPDIRMLHDMDEVVHDQAWLRLQDNIELYYMYRDLSKNESDHAKIEENGLRYDITIIPPAMLSDEYVKTAGHYHPPVPGQNVSYAELYQVLEGEATYLLQKAEGDEIVDVIVCEAKAGDLALVPPGYGHITINNSDDTLKMANWVCRDFASLYEPIKKLFGGAYYLLTGGFEKNPDYREVPDIRFIKPMDYPEAGLFCGEDMYDIVNDIGKLDFLVHPQDHMEIFGKITSL from the coding sequence ATGGGTAACGAGTTGGATTTTTATGGGAACGTTCATCATCCTGATATCAGGATGCTTCATGATATGGATGAGGTCGTGCATGATCAGGCATGGCTGCGCTTACAGGATAACATTGAACTTTATTACATGTATCGTGATCTCTCAAAGAATGAGTCCGACCACGCAAAAATAGAAGAAAATGGCCTCAGGTATGACATTACTATAATTCCTCCTGCAATGTTGAGTGATGAATACGTCAAGACTGCCGGTCATTATCATCCTCCGGTTCCGGGGCAGAATGTGTCATATGCTGAACTCTATCAGGTACTGGAGGGTGAGGCTACCTATCTTCTTCAGAAAGCAGAGGGTGACGAGATCGTAGATGTGATTGTCTGTGAGGCAAAGGCAGGAGATCTTGCTCTTGTTCCGCCGGGTTATGGCCATATAACTATCAATAATTCAGATGATACACTTAAAATGGCTAACTGGGTATGCCGTGATTTTGCATCTCTTTATGAGCCTATTAAGAAACTCTTCGGTGGGGCATACTATCTTCTGACCGGTGGGTTTGAAAAGAATCCGGATTACAGGGAAGTGCCGGATATACGATTCATAAAACCAATGGATTATCCCGAAGCTGGTCTTTTCTGTGGTGAGGATATGTATGATATCGTGAATGATATAGGTAAACTCGATTTCCTTGTTCATCCGCAGGATCATATGGAAATATTCGGGAAGATAACATCTCTTTGA
- the uvrC gene encoding excinuclease ABC subunit UvrC, translated as MDFDLKTLPALPGVYLMKDDSGDIIYVGKAKSLDKRVRQYFQSKRNLSPKTVTLVRHIDDIDYIVTDSEIDALVLEANLIKKYRPRYNIRLKDDKRYPYVKVTVNSTFPRIFLTRRRLMDGALYFGPYTNAKAIRTTLDLISRIFMLRRCRKKIEPGKSRPCLNYHIKRCMAPCRERLDKEEYRKRVMEAVRFLKGETSGILKELEAKMRLLAKEQDYESAAEVRDQIESVKYLSEQQIATSGTDDRDVLAAVSDEKTIYIQVFYVRHGSMVGKADFTLLGADVSENIEESMAQFVKQYYQDSPIPPEILVQYDFPEKELIVRWLCQRSGRDVRVHVPQRGEKKKLIEMAERNAQMSMRMAQLKPAPSESAIAALEELQKVLSLDSMPLHIEGFDISNISGTNAVGSMVYFENGIPANNKYRQHNIKTVKGIDDFAMMAEVVHRRYSRLIKNNEPMPDLILIDGGPGQVSAAKSSTDALGLNIPLIGLAKRFEHIITTKKGPDEVIILPHTSSALKILMHIRDEAHRFAVSSHRRRRSASLTHSELDSIPGVGPSRKRILLENFDSIDKIRSASVGDLSGLDGISEQLAKKILEHLESK; from the coding sequence ATGGATTTCGATTTAAAAACACTTCCCGCATTGCCCGGCGTCTATCTAATGAAAGATGACTCCGGTGATATCATATACGTTGGCAAGGCCAAGTCCCTGGATAAGAGGGTACGCCAGTATTTCCAGTCTAAGAGGAATCTCTCTCCCAAAACAGTGACACTGGTCAGGCATATCGATGATATAGACTATATTGTTACGGATTCTGAGATCGATGCTCTTGTGCTTGAGGCAAATCTTATCAAAAAGTATAGACCTCGTTATAATATACGGTTGAAGGACGATAAACGCTATCCTTACGTCAAGGTGACTGTTAATTCTACGTTCCCGCGCATATTCCTCACCCGCAGGAGGTTGATGGATGGAGCTCTTTATTTCGGACCTTACACCAATGCAAAGGCTATCCGAACAACACTTGACCTAATCTCCCGGATTTTCATGCTTCGCCGGTGCAGGAAGAAAATAGAGCCGGGCAAATCCCGTCCATGTCTCAATTACCATATCAAACGCTGCATGGCTCCATGTAGGGAAAGACTCGATAAGGAAGAATATCGCAAAAGGGTGATGGAGGCTGTTCGTTTTCTGAAGGGTGAAACATCGGGAATTTTAAAGGAACTGGAAGCAAAGATGAGATTACTGGCTAAGGAGCAGGATTATGAATCTGCTGCCGAGGTGCGGGATCAGATCGAATCTGTAAAATATCTCTCAGAACAGCAGATCGCAACATCCGGTACTGATGACCGTGATGTACTGGCTGCAGTATCTGACGAGAAAACGATATACATACAGGTTTTCTATGTGCGCCATGGTAGTATGGTCGGCAAGGCGGACTTCACACTTCTTGGTGCTGATGTATCGGAAAATATTGAAGAATCCATGGCTCAGTTTGTGAAACAGTATTACCAGGACTCTCCAATTCCTCCGGAAATACTTGTACAGTATGATTTTCCTGAAAAAGAGCTCATAGTAAGGTGGCTTTGCCAGCGTTCCGGTCGGGATGTAAGGGTGCATGTGCCACAACGGGGTGAAAAGAAAAAACTCATTGAGATGGCTGAAAGGAATGCTCAGATGTCAATGAGGATGGCACAACTAAAGCCTGCACCGTCAGAATCAGCCATTGCAGCACTTGAGGAATTGCAAAAGGTCTTGTCCCTGGACTCCATGCCCCTGCACATAGAAGGCTTTGATATTTCCAATATATCAGGTACTAATGCAGTTGGTTCCATGGTCTATTTTGAAAATGGCATACCTGCTAACAACAAGTACAGGCAGCACAATATCAAAACAGTGAAGGGTATAGACGACTTTGCCATGATGGCTGAGGTCGTGCACAGGAGATACTCACGTTTGATCAAAAATAATGAACCAATGCCTGACCTTATTCTCATAGACGGAGGTCCGGGCCAGGTGAGTGCAGCCAAATCCTCTACTGATGCTCTTGGTCTTAATATACCATTGATTGGCCTTGCAAAGAGATTCGAGCATATAATCACCACCAAAAAAGGCCCCGATGAGGTTATAATTCTCCCACACACGTCATCTGCATTAAAAATACTGATGCATATTCGTGATGAAGCGCACAGGTTTGCAGTAAGTTCCCACCGAAGAAGGCGGTCTGCCAGTCTTACACATTCGGAACTGGATTCTATTCCTGGTGTAGGGCCTTCCAGAAAGCGTATTTTGCTTGAGAACTTCGATTCCATTGATAAGATAAGGTCTGCTTCAGTGGGGGATCTGTCTGGTCTGGATGGTATAAGTGAGCAACTCGCAAAAAAGATACTTGAGCATTTGGAAAGTAAGTAA
- a CDS encoding ribonuclease H-like domain-containing protein has translation MLTSTYIHMPRIGTTVEKRIWSGGVRTWDDFMDKRDELLISPSKKEMIMTGIKESAERLESRDFEFFARSLPKAEHWRAFREFSGKVAYVDIETTGLSPGSSYITVVGIYDGKEAKTYVKGIDLNEVVDVFSKYEFLVTFNGARFDLPFIKREFPQIEFNQLHADLMYPLRRISLSGGLKKIECELGISRAEETVGISGFDAVRLWHQYERGDEDALDLLLKYNREDIVNLKTIIDMTLPRFIDNKFSECI, from the coding sequence ATGCTTACAAGTACATACATTCATATGCCACGGATTGGTACAACTGTGGAAAAAAGGATATGGTCCGGTGGGGTTAGGACCTGGGATGACTTCATGGATAAAAGGGATGAGCTTCTGATATCTCCTTCTAAAAAAGAGATGATCATGACTGGCATCAAAGAATCTGCTGAAAGGCTGGAGTCAAGGGATTTTGAATTCTTTGCAAGATCGCTTCCAAAAGCAGAACATTGGCGTGCATTCAGGGAATTTTCAGGAAAGGTTGCTTATGTTGATATAGAGACCACCGGTCTTTCCCCTGGCAGCTCATACATCACGGTTGTAGGGATATATGACGGAAAAGAGGCTAAGACCTATGTAAAAGGCATAGACCTGAATGAGGTCGTAGATGTTTTTTCTAAATATGAATTCCTTGTGACCTTCAACGGAGCAAGGTTCGATCTTCCTTTCATCAAACGCGAGTTTCCTCAAATTGAATTCAACCAGTTACATGCAGATCTTATGTATCCACTGCGCCGCATCTCTCTTTCAGGCGGCCTGAAAAAAATAGAATGCGAACTTGGTATTTCAAGAGCTGAAGAAACTGTTGGTATAAGTGGCTTTGACGCTGTACGCCTCTGGCACCAGTATGAGCGCGGGGATGAGGATGCACTTGACCTGCTGCTGAAATATAATCGCGAGGATATTGTGAATCTCAAAACTATAATTGATATGACCCTTCCACGTTTTATAGACAACAAATTCTCAGAATGCATTTGA
- the mdh gene encoding malate dehydrogenase, with product MSKVAVIGSGNVGATTVQRLAELNIADIVMLDIVEGMPQGKALDILQAAPLIGYDVDVIGTNDYADISDSDVVVVTAGIARKPGMERDDLLATNIKITQQVCENIEKYAPDAIIITVTNPLDIITYAALRCTQSDRNRVFGMSGLLDSSRFASFIAKEMNCSVRDVNAMVLGGHGDSMVPLPEYSTVSGIPLSALMDEQTIEKIVNRTINAGAEIVEYMKNGSAFYAPSAAIASMVEAILNDTKKIVPVSAFLNGEYGQHDICLGVPVKLGKEGVEEIIELELSSQEMAALERSANAVKEGIAKIRP from the coding sequence ATGAGCAAAGTTGCAGTTATCGGATCAGGCAATGTAGGTGCCACCACAGTTCAGAGACTTGCGGAACTTAATATTGCAGATATCGTGATGCTCGACATCGTTGAAGGAATGCCGCAGGGAAAAGCACTGGACATACTCCAGGCTGCCCCGCTTATTGGTTACGATGTCGATGTGATCGGAACCAATGATTATGCAGACATCAGTGATTCAGATGTTGTAGTAGTTACCGCAGGAATTGCACGCAAACCCGGGATGGAGAGGGATGATCTGCTTGCAACAAATATCAAGATCACGCAGCAGGTATGCGAAAATATAGAAAAGTATGCACCTGATGCTATTATCATAACAGTGACTAATCCTCTTGATATTATCACCTACGCTGCCCTGAGATGCACACAATCTGACAGGAACAGAGTGTTTGGAATGAGTGGACTGCTTGATTCAAGCCGTTTTGCATCGTTCATTGCAAAGGAGATGAACTGTTCCGTAAGAGACGTAAATGCAATGGTACTGGGCGGGCATGGTGACTCGATGGTCCCGCTTCCCGAATATTCAACAGTATCCGGCATACCACTGAGCGCACTTATGGACGAACAAACTATTGAGAAAATCGTGAACAGAACAATCAATGCAGGTGCGGAGATCGTTGAATATATGAAAAATGGCAGTGCCTTTTATGCACCATCTGCAGCAATTGCATCCATGGTGGAAGCTATACTCAACGACACAAAAAAAATAGTACCTGTTTCAGCATTCCTAAATGGAGAATACGGGCAGCATGATATATGCCTGGGAGTACCTGTTAAGCTTGGAAAAGAAGGCGTTGAGGAAATCATTGAACTGGAACTTAGCAGCCAGGAAATGGCAGCTCTGGAAAGATCTGCTAATGCAGTCAAAGAAGGAATTGCAAAGATACGTCCCTAA
- a CDS encoding PRC-barrel domain-containing protein, with translation MRADITSLFGLNVYTDTGTYIGKVADLVLDVDERIVRGLAISDINRDVFDVTSKGIIIPYRWVITSGDIVLIRNVVNKFKKPKKEIEED, from the coding sequence ATGCGTGCAGACATAACTTCACTTTTCGGTTTAAACGTTTATACTGATACAGGCACATACATAGGGAAAGTAGCTGACCTTGTGTTAGATGTTGACGAGAGAATTGTCAGAGGATTGGCCATTTCAGACATCAACAGAGATGTTTTTGATGTCACCTCTAAAGGGATAATAATTCCTTACAGGTGGGTCATCACTTCAGGAGACATAGTGCTTATCAGGAATGTTGTGAACAAGTTCAAGAAGCCAAAAAAAGAGATAGAAGAAGACTGA
- a CDS encoding tRNA(His) guanylyltransferase Thg1 family protein, whose translation MKRREIYSDLRCVPPVIVRIDGRNFKNALSRMGFEKPYDKRFTSAIVDSIESFFKKSGLSPVFAYTFSDEISFLFRDNAFENRIEKIDSVVPSFISSAFTMALKPEEPISFDSRVIPLHEEDIHEYLVWRQDEAWRNCINSYAYYTLLSEGMDEKEAAMHLKRKKSSDMHEILFERGINISKVPAWQRRGIMILRKEIEIKGFNPHLNVRTTSTRTKIFSDREIPLFSSEEGEAFLKNILAPQVSE comes from the coding sequence ATGAAAAGGCGAGAGATCTATTCAGATCTGCGTTGTGTACCGCCTGTAATTGTGCGCATTGATGGAAGGAATTTCAAGAATGCGCTATCACGCATGGGATTTGAAAAACCCTATGATAAAAGGTTCACATCTGCTATTGTCGATTCGATAGAATCGTTTTTTAAAAAGAGCGGATTGAGCCCTGTTTTTGCATATACTTTTTCGGACGAGATAAGTTTCCTGTTCAGGGATAATGCTTTTGAAAACAGGATTGAGAAGATTGATTCCGTAGTACCCTCATTCATCAGCAGTGCTTTTACAATGGCTCTCAAACCAGAAGAGCCAATCTCTTTTGATTCAAGGGTAATTCCCCTTCATGAGGAAGATATTCACGAGTACCTTGTATGGAGACAGGATGAAGCATGGCGTAATTGCATCAACTCATATGCATACTATACCCTCCTGTCCGAAGGTATGGATGAGAAAGAAGCTGCTATGCACCTTAAAAGGAAAAAGTCCTCAGATATGCATGAGATCCTTTTTGAAAGAGGGATCAATATATCAAAAGTCCCTGCCTGGCAAAGGCGTGGAATAATGATACTCCGAAAAGAAATAGAAATTAAAGGTTTCAACCCTCACCTCAATGTGAGAACAACAAGTACCCGGACAAAAATTTTCAGCGACCGTGAGATCCCGTTGTTCAGCTCAGAAGAGGGAGAAGCATTTCTCAAAAATATCCTTGCGCCACAAGTAAGCGAATAA
- a CDS encoding tyrosine--tRNA ligase: protein MDKLELIKRNVQEIVTEDELKNLLETKEHPTAYVGYEPSGKIHMGHVLTVNKLLDLQNAGFKITILLADVHAYLNKKGTLEEVREVADYNKRCFIALGLDEENTNFVYGSDYQLGQEYILNVLKLTRITTLNRATRSMDEVGRKMEDPSVSQMVYPIMQAIDIAMLGVDVAVGGIDQRKIHMLGREGLPSLGFKAPLCIHTPILLGLDGEKMSSSNNNFISVDDTEADIKKKMKKAFCPAEEVNDNPVMELFKYHICPRYEEIVFERPEKFGGNLVCKSYEELEKVFASGELHPMDLKNGAAKYMNLILDVVRSVL from the coding sequence ATGGATAAACTTGAGCTTATAAAAAGAAATGTGCAGGAAATAGTAACAGAGGATGAACTGAAAAACCTTCTGGAAACAAAAGAACACCCTACAGCCTATGTAGGATATGAGCCAAGTGGTAAGATCCATATGGGACATGTACTTACGGTCAACAAGCTCCTCGATCTCCAGAACGCAGGGTTTAAGATAACAATCCTTCTTGCGGATGTACACGCCTACCTCAATAAAAAAGGAACACTTGAAGAGGTACGGGAAGTTGCAGATTATAATAAAAGATGCTTCATTGCCCTTGGACTTGATGAAGAGAACACGAATTTCGTATATGGCTCAGATTACCAGCTCGGTCAGGAGTACATCCTTAACGTACTCAAACTGACACGTATCACAACCCTGAACAGGGCAACAAGGAGCATGGATGAAGTAGGAAGGAAAATGGAAGACCCATCGGTTTCCCAGATGGTATATCCTATCATGCAGGCAATTGACATTGCAATGCTTGGTGTTGACGTCGCTGTTGGTGGAATTGACCAGAGGAAGATACACATGCTTGGAAGGGAAGGACTTCCATCCCTTGGATTCAAGGCACCCCTTTGCATCCACACACCAATACTTCTGGGACTTGACGGTGAAAAGATGTCCTCTTCAAATAACAACTTCATATCTGTTGATGACACAGAGGCTGACATAAAGAAGAAGATGAAGAAGGCGTTCTGTCCTGCTGAAGAAGTTAACGACAACCCTGTGATGGAACTGTTCAAATACCACATATGCCCCAGATATGAAGAAATTGTTTTTGAGAGACCTGAGAAATTCGGTGGTAACCTTGTTTGTAAGAGCTACGAAGAACTTGAGAAAGTGTTCGCTTCAGGAGAACTTCACCCCATGGACCTGAAGAACGGGGCTGCAAAGTACATGAACCTGATACTTGATGTTGTCAGAAGTGTGCTCTAG